The following are encoded in a window of Synergistaceae bacterium genomic DNA:
- the rplN gene encoding 50S ribosomal protein L14 — translation MIRFTTVLNVADNSGAKKLFCIQVLGGSGRKYASIGDLIVASVREAIPNSNITKGTVVRAVIVRTKKEIRRVDGTYVRFDDNAAVIIDNNGDPKGTRIFGPVGRELRAKKYMRILSLAPEVV, via the coding sequence ATGATCAGGTTTACGACTGTTCTTAACGTCGCGGACAACTCCGGCGCCAAGAAGCTGTTCTGCATCCAGGTCCTCGGGGGCAGCGGACGCAAGTACGCGTCTATCGGCGACCTCATCGTGGCATCGGTCAGGGAGGCCATCCCCAACAGCAACATCACCAAGGGGACGGTCGTCAGAGCCGTCATAGTCAGGACAAAAAAGGAGATCCGCCGTGTGGACGGCACCTACGTCCGTTTCGACGACAACGCCGCGGTGATCATCGACAACAACGGCGACCCCAAGGGCACCCGAATTTTCGGGCCAGTGGGCAGGGAGCTGAGGGCGAAAAAGTATATGAGGATCCTCTCCCTGGCCCCGGAAGTCGTCTGA
- the rplE gene encoding 50S ribosomal protein L5 — MAPRLQEKFRNDVSPKLAKEFGYKNTMQIPRVKKIVINIGVGDAKLDIKFMDAAMAELGAITGQRPLLKRAKRSIAGFKLREGMPVGCSVTLRGDRMWEFLDRLVTLALPAIKDFQGVPRRGFDGRGNYNLGLREQLIFPEISYDQVIRTRGMNVSIETTANTDEEAQALLRELGFPFSR, encoded by the coding sequence ATGGCCCCCCGGCTGCAAGAAAAATTTAGAAACGATGTTTCGCCCAAGCTGGCGAAGGAGTTCGGGTACAAGAACACGATGCAGATTCCGCGCGTCAAGAAGATAGTCATCAACATCGGAGTGGGCGACGCGAAGCTTGACATCAAGTTCATGGACGCTGCGATGGCGGAGCTTGGCGCCATCACCGGTCAGCGTCCGTTGCTGAAGAGAGCGAAGAGATCCATCGCCGGATTCAAGCTGAGAGAGGGGATGCCCGTGGGATGCTCCGTGACCCTCAGAGGCGACCGCATGTGGGAGTTCCTCGACCGGCTCGTCACTCTGGCGCTCCCCGCGATAAAGGACTTCCAGGGAGTACCGCGCCGTGGATTCGATGGAAGGGGCAACTACAACCTGGGGCTCAGGGAGCAGCTCATCTTCCCCGAGATCAGCTACGACCAGGTCATCCGCACGCGGGGCATGAACGTCTCCATCGAGACGACGGCGAACACGGACGAGGAAGCCCAGGCGCTTCTGCGCGAGCTGGGATTCCCGTTCTCAAGATAG
- the rpsQ gene encoding 30S ribosomal protein S17, translated as MEERKPHRKVRTGTVVSDRMDKSVTVRVERYEKHPLYGKRIRRAKKYMAHDEKNECRVGDLVTIGETRPLSKRKCWELLEIVRKAPVFDEVTESGGEA; from the coding sequence ATGGAAGAGCGGAAGCCTCACCGCAAGGTCCGCACCGGTACGGTCGTCAGCGACAGGATGGACAAGAGCGTGACGGTCAGGGTCGAGCGGTATGAAAAACACCCCCTCTACGGCAAGAGGATCAGAAGGGCGAAGAAGTACATGGCTCACGACGAGAAGAACGAGTGCAGGGTCGGCGACCTCGTGACCATAGGCGAGACCCGCCCTCTCAGCAAGAGAAAGTGCTGGGAGCTTCTTGAGATAGTGCGCAAGGCACCGGTCTTCGACGAAGTCACGGAGAGCGGCGGGGAGGCGTAG
- the rpmC gene encoding 50S ribosomal protein L29 translates to MESKNLRDLTIDELNEKHRQYKEELFNLRFQNAIGQLKNTNRIKDVRKTIARVLTIVREKQMAGDLPAGRR, encoded by the coding sequence ATGGAGAGCAAGAATTTACGCGATCTCACAATCGACGAGCTGAACGAGAAGCATCGGCAGTACAAGGAAGAGCTGTTCAACCTCCGTTTTCAGAACGCGATAGGCCAGCTCAAGAACACAAACAGGATAAAGGATGTCCGAAAGACGATCGCGCGTGTGCTTACGATCGTGCGTGAGAAGCAGATGGCCGGCGATCTACCCGCCGGAAGGAGGTAG
- a CDS encoding 50S ribosomal protein L24: MRLKKGDRVKVISGKDAGKEGKILRYIRARDLLLIEGVNMVSKHVKPSQKDPRSGIVKQEAPIYACKAMLVCPACGAATRVGRGFLENGKKVRICKACGEIVDHV, from the coding sequence ATGAGGCTTAAAAAGGGCGACCGGGTAAAGGTCATCTCCGGCAAGGACGCGGGCAAGGAGGGTAAGATCCTTCGCTACATCCGCGCCAGGGACCTTCTGCTGATCGAGGGAGTGAACATGGTCTCGAAGCACGTCAAGCCGTCGCAGAAGGATCCGAGGTCCGGCATCGTCAAGCAGGAGGCGCCGATATATGCCTGCAAGGCCATGCTCGTCTGTCCTGCGTGCGGCGCGGCCACCCGCGTAGGCCGGGGCTTTCTTGAGAACGGCAAAAAAGTGCGCATTTGCAAGGCCTGCGGCGAGATCGTGGACCATGTGTAA